CGCGGGCAGCGGCCCGCCCGTGGTGCTGCTGCACGGCCTGGCGAGTCAGCGCCGGTTCTGGAACCTTGTCGTCCCGGAGCTGTCCGGGTTCCCGCTGCTCGCCCTGGACGCCCGCGGCCACGGCGACTCCGAGCGGCCGGCCTCGGGGTACGACACCGAGCAGGTGGTCGCCGATGTCGCCACCGCCCTCGACGCGCTGGGCATCGACCGGGCGGTCGTCGTCGGGCACTCGTGGGGGGCCGCGATCGCCCTGACCTTCGCCGCGAAGCACCCGGAACGGACCCTGGCCGCGGTCGCCCTCGACGGGGGCCTGTCCGCTCCGGGCGGTGTGTCCCCGGCCGACCGGGGCGCGATCCGGGAGCGGATGGCCCCGCCGCGGGTGGCGTTGCCGCCGACGGAGCTGGCCGGGCTGCTCGCCCACGGGCCGCTCGCACCGTGGTGGTCACCGGAGCTGGAAGCCGCGATCCTGCCGGTGTTCGGGGTCGGCCCGGACGGCCTGGCCAGAGCCCGCTTCCCGTGGGACGCGCACATGCAGGTCGTCGACGCGCTGCTCGACTACGACGCCGCAGCCGTCTTCGCGGGGATCCGCTGCCCGGCCTGGTTGGTGTCGTGTGAGGCCGTCGCCGGCGACGAGGAGATCCGGGGCGGAACCGCCACGGACTGG
The nucleotide sequence above comes from Mycobacteriales bacterium. Encoded proteins:
- a CDS encoding alpha/beta hydrolase — protein: MGEPDLEPLGSRTPVAGGIDLDLPGDGVRLAATRWPVRHAGSGPPVVLLHGLASQRRFWNLVVPELSGFPLLALDARGHGDSERPASGYDTEQVVADVATALDALGIDRAVVVGHSWGAAIALTFAAKHPERTLAAVALDGGLSAPGGVSPADRGAIRERMAPPRVALPPTELAGLLAHGPLAPWWSPELEAAILPVFGVGPDGLARARFPWDAHMQVVDALLDYDAAAVFAGIRCPAWLVSCEAVAGDEEIRGGTATDWAVQKNAGLEIAATALAQPRLFRWGGALHDVPLQWPALVAGLVRAAAADTAVGRG